One Streptomyces sp. L2 genomic window carries:
- the smpB gene encoding SsrA-binding protein SmpB: protein MAKEKGRKLIAQNKKARHDYHILDTYEAGLVLMGTEVKSLRQGRASLVDGFVQLDGHEAWLHNVHVPEYSQGTWTNHSARRKRKLLLHRDEIDKLESKSQETGHTIVPLALYFKDGRAKVEIALAKGKKEYDKRQTLREKQDRREADRAMSAVRRKQRA, encoded by the coding sequence ATGGCTAAGGAAAAAGGGCGCAAGCTGATCGCGCAGAACAAGAAGGCGCGGCACGACTACCACATCCTCGACACCTACGAGGCCGGTCTGGTGCTCATGGGGACCGAGGTGAAGTCGCTGCGCCAGGGGCGGGCCTCACTGGTCGACGGCTTCGTGCAACTGGACGGTCACGAAGCGTGGCTGCACAACGTGCACGTGCCCGAGTACAGCCAGGGCACCTGGACCAACCACAGCGCCCGCCGCAAGCGGAAGCTGCTGCTGCACCGCGACGAGATCGACAAGCTGGAGTCGAAGTCCCAGGAGACGGGTCACACCATCGTGCCCCTCGCCCTGTACTTCAAGGACGGCCGCGCGAAGGTCGAGATCGCGCTGGCGAAGGGCAAGAAGGAGTACGACAAGCGGCAGACCCTGCGGGAGAAGCAGGACCGCCGTGAGGCCGATCGGGCGATGTCGGCGGTACGGCGCAAGCAGCGGGCCTGA